The following are encoded together in the Ranitomeya imitator isolate aRanImi1 chromosome 4, aRanImi1.pri, whole genome shotgun sequence genome:
- the DDX56 gene encoding probable ATP-dependent RNA helicase DDX56 has product MATVRFHELGLDHRLLKAVADLGWEKPTLIQEKAIPLGIEGKDLLARARTGSGKTAAYTIPIIQNLLQAKMTVSEQSVQVLILVPTKELGHQVQQMVRQLTTYCARDVRVADISGQADISAQRPILMEKPDIVVGTPSRILIHMNQKTLCLRESLQVLVIDEADLIFSFGFEEDLKSLLCQLPNIYQSYLMSATFNEDVQALKELVLHNPVTLKLEESQLPDSSQLTQYHIQCEEEDKFLLLYSLLKLSLIRGKTIIFVNDVERSYRLKLFLEQFSIPSCVLNSELPVQSRCHIIGQFNRGFYDYIIASDEQALSDASVKGRRPASKKKGGRAEKGQHSEYGVSRGIDFKNVSTVVNFDFPLSVDSYIHRAGRTARANNPGVVLTFVANTELSLLKEIEEALGGGSSEECVLRPYRFRMEEVEGFRYRCRDAMRSVTKHAIKEARLKEIKEELLNSEKLKTYFDDNPRDFNLLRHDRPLHPAIVKPHLKNVPEYLIPPSLRSVANPLLHKRKKRRVHPGPSKGPPKKMRKTQNPLRTFKYSKGKKRTATKKSAES; this is encoded by the exons ATGGCTACGGTTCGCTTCCACGAGCTGGGACTGGATCACCGGCTGCTAAAG GCTGTTGCGGATTTAGGATGGGAAAAGCCAACGTTAATTCAAGAAAAAGCCATTCCTCTGGGCATAGAGGGCAAGGATCTACTGGCACGAGCAAGGACGGGGTCGGGGAAAACTGCAGCCTACACCATCCCCATAATACAGAACCTTCTGCAGGCTAAAATG ACGGTCTCCGAGCAGTCCGTGCAGGTTCTCATCCTTGTACCCACCAAGGAACTTGGCCACCAGGTTCAACAAATGGTCCGACAGCTGACAACCTACTGCGCGCGAGATGTTAGAGTTGCAGACATTTCCGGCCAGGCGGATATTTCTGCTCAGAG ACCTATTCTGATGGAGAAGCCGGACATCGTGGTTGGCACACCCTCTCGAATATTGATCCACATGAACCAGAAGACCTTGTGCTTACGAGAGAGCCTTCAGGTTTTGGTGATTGATGAGGCCGACCTGATCTTCTCATTTGGCTTTGAAGAAGATTTGAAAAGCCTCTTATG CCAACTACCAAATATCTACCAGTCATACCTGATGTCCGCCACATTCAACGAGGATGTCCAGGCCTTAAAGGAACTTGTGCTGCACAATCCG GTGACCCTGAAGCTGGAGGAGTCCCAGCTGCCGGACAGCTCTCAGCTCACGCAGTATCACATCCAGTGCGAGGAGGAGGACAAGTTTCTTTTACTTTACTCTCTTCTTAAACTCTCCCTCATCCGCGGGAAAACCATTATCTTTGTTAACGACGTGGAGCGGAGTTATCGGCTCAAACTCTTCTTGGAGCAGTTCAGTATCCCGTCCTGTGTGCTGAACTCTGAGCTGCCGGTGCAGTCACG GTGTCACATCATCGGACAGTTCAATCGAGGCTTCTATGATTATATCATTGCATCGGATGAACAAGCGTTATCGGACGCGAGTGTGAAAGGAAGGAGACCGGCCAGCAAGAAAAAGGGCGGCCGAGCAGAGAA AGGCCAGCACAGCGAGTATGGGGTATCTCGGGGCATCGACTTTAAGAATGTTTCCACAGTGGTAAACTTTGACTTCCCCTTGTCTGTCGACTCCTATATTCACCGGGCTGGAAG GACGGCTCGTGCCAATAACCCCGGCGTGGTCCTTACATTTGTGGCAAATACCGAACTTTCCTTACTAAAAGAGATTGAAGAGGCCTTGGGGGGAG GAAGCTCGGAGGAGTGCGTGCTACGTCCTTACAGGTTCCGAATGGAAGAAGTGGAAGGTTTTCGCTATCGCTGTAGG GATGCAATGAGATCAGTAACTAAACACGCCATTAAAGAAGCTCGTCTAAAGGAGATAAAAGAAGAACTGCTCAACTCCGAGAAACTGAAG ACGTATTTTGATGATAATCCAAGGGATTTCAATCTCCTTCGACATGACCGACCCCTGCACCCTGCAATTGTGAAACCACATCTGAAAAATGTTCCTGAATACCTAA TTCCACCTTCCCTGCGATCTGTTGCAAATCCTCTGCTACATAAAAGAAAGAAGAGAAGAGTTCACCCAGGTCCCTCCAAAGGACCACCCAAAAAG ATGAGGAAGACCCAGAACCCACTACGGACATTCAAATACAGCAAAGGGAAAAAGAGAACAGCCACCAAGAAAAGTGCGGAGTCGTGA